Part of the bacterium genome is shown below.
AACCCAGTTCGGGCGGATGAGCGAGCTGAACGCCGAGATATACCGGCTTAAGGCGGTGGAAAACAAGCTGAATGTGATGCTGGGCGTTCCCCGCCAGCCCGACACCCTTAACGTGGAGCAGATCACCGCCCATGTTCCGGCCACCGGGGACACGGCCGCAGCCGGCCAGCCTGCGGCTGTCCTTCCGGCGGCATCCCGGCGTAGCAATGTGCCGGCCATCATGCCCTGCAAGGGATGGATCTCCGCCGGGATGGCGCCGGGCCACACCGGCGTGGACATCGCCGCCCGCGAGGGCGACCCGGTGTGGGCTGCGGCCGACGGGGAGGTTGCTTTTGCAGGCTGGGACAACTACTTTGGCAATAAAATTGAGATCAAGCACAGCGATAAACTAACCTCCCTCTACGGGCATAACGCCAAACTTCTGGTTAAGGTTGGAGACAAGGTAAAGCAAGGCCAGGTAATAGCTTTGGTGGGAACAACCGGGCAAAGTTCGGGGCCACACCTGCATTATGAGGTCCACCTTAACGGACAGACGGTTGACCCGGCTAACTATTTGGTAAATAAATAGTTAGCTCCGCAATGCTCAATGGTCATCGGCTTCGGTCAATGGTGTTGGCCGGTAATCTCTTAGTTATCAATTG
Proteins encoded:
- a CDS encoding M23 family metallopeptidase, with product MKKRERYFSIFIVPHHKGTQKELEFSYTALRWLGILGAVLLLAAILLVVNYGHIYWRAGQYELMKKRQAEMETQFGRMSELNAEIYRLKAVENKLNVMLGVPRQPDTLNVEQITAHVPATGDTAAAGQPAAVLPAASRRSNVPAIMPCKGWISAGMAPGHTGVDIAAREGDPVWAAADGEVAFAGWDNYFGNKIEIKHSDKLTSLYGHNAKLLVKVGDKVKQGQVIALVGTTGQSSGPHLHYEVHLNGQTVDPANYLVNK